The Mesomycoplasma ovipneumoniae genome window below encodes:
- the mip gene encoding Ig-specific serine endopeptidase MIP: MKLRSKILFLLPTILPIITISCANINSDLKSISDVEKSLTDLKNKFDSSQNSSSENINNLLTKINEEIQNLKKILNSDKLGKFNQESEKILSKLSTFSDNDLQNQDKKAEFQKTFSELVSLVQDQKDTPKPQNPSPSPAPDPNPNPNPDPNPGASPNPGAIPNPNQPRPEPVSPEKTASLAPQGQTFSRWSNNKRIVEDQYKYDDPKKELEYHRSLNNIPSQSGFTRASVLKPFPESFNLPSSTVLEKLNQQAKEANQPYYQNAQLRGFSLPEIGSDGEIKGILINNFVQPPAVPAYWGNEKLTGGSNRNGLPRVLPNDTYRKIAKNSFSFGIRNGRQRDPNDNIENPDAVKRVIRSDMSFGTAAILDFEKTENGTYPLKWFFITNAHVAASLRLANDTPSDKTQVWGRDESNYSEEFRQYNTWTITLTKLKNTTPIHSKLPTSIGEGFATYYDSEEVRVKELEGTLYNNGRDGQYERDSLLVNETPKKPLNVRTIVIGTNALKSSPKDFSSQKVYQNIEEVLDFAVVEVNFDNEAQAKKMTQDYYNEAQKQNHYQGREENFLDPKIYEKIPPTDFYGFGWPSTQNESQRTLDRYENPTDFANRRFQVSPWFNKPEALYFNNNPEDKRWEKGGEFAWSRSYRSFVNLPGITDYFITNPTLTSSYFEIQHAPNEKGEVSSPYLISGQGFLIDNFASGGGVSGTSIRDSNEKIYGLQFASDNAASAAFVLALRSYGYDYKGYYGKYNLPAYDIIYGSKNQFKSYFDAMLQLYGNNSDKKLKTNLFPNGFSESTRKDVFASKADVVNLPEEIQKRTYSRVVSKINEEN, from the coding sequence ATGAAATTGAGGTCTAAAATTTTATTTTTATTACCAACCATTTTGCCAATTATCACTATTTCATGTGCTAATATTAATTCTGATTTAAAAAGTATTAGTGATGTTGAAAAATCTTTAACTGATCTAAAAAATAAATTTGACTCTTCGCAAAATAGTAGTTCAGAAAACATAAATAATTTACTTACAAAAATTAATGAAGAAATTCAGAATTTAAAAAAAATTTTAAATTCTGATAAACTAGGTAAATTCAACCAAGAATCAGAAAAAATCCTATCAAAACTAAGCACTTTTTCTGATAATGACTTACAAAACCAAGACAAAAAAGCGGAATTTCAAAAGACTTTTTCCGAACTTGTTAGTTTAGTTCAAGATCAAAAAGACACTCCAAAGCCTCAAAATCCAAGTCCAAGTCCAGCTCCAGATCCTAATCCTAATCCAAATCCTGATCCAAATCCAGGCGCTAGCCCTAATCCAGGTGCTATTCCAAACCCAAATCAGCCTCGGCCTGAGCCAGTTTCACCTGAAAAAACTGCATCTTTAGCACCTCAAGGTCAAACTTTTTCAAGGTGAAGCAATAACAAACGTATTGTTGAAGACCAATATAAATACGATGACCCTAAAAAAGAACTAGAATACCATCGAAGTTTGAACAATATTCCTAGTCAAAGCGGCTTTACTCGCGCAAGTGTTTTAAAACCTTTTCCTGAAAGTTTTAATCTTCCAAGTTCGACTGTTCTTGAAAAATTAAACCAACAAGCAAAAGAAGCTAATCAACCTTACTATCAAAATGCTCAATTACGTGGTTTTTCTTTACCTGAAATTGGAAGCGATGGCGAGATCAAAGGTATTTTAATTAATAATTTTGTACAACCTCCAGCAGTTCCGGCTTATTGGGGTAATGAAAAGCTAACTGGTGGATCAAATCGCAACGGTTTACCGCGAGTTTTACCAAATGATACTTATCGAAAAATAGCCAAAAATTCGTTTTCTTTTGGAATAAGAAATGGTCGCCAACGCGATCCTAATGACAATATTGAAAATCCTGATGCAGTAAAAAGGGTAATTCGGTCAGATATGTCATTTGGAACAGCAGCAATTCTTGACTTTGAAAAAACAGAAAATGGCACTTATCCTCTAAAGTGATTTTTCATAACAAATGCTCACGTTGCTGCAAGTTTGCGACTTGCAAATGACACCCCAAGTGACAAAACTCAAGTCTGAGGCCGTGATGAGTCAAATTATAGTGAGGAATTTCGCCAATACAACACTTGAACAATTACTCTGACTAAACTAAAAAATACAACACCAATTCATTCAAAATTGCCAACATCAATTGGCGAAGGATTTGCGACTTATTATGACAGCGAAGAAGTTCGCGTTAAAGAATTAGAGGGAACTTTATATAATAACGGTCGCGATGGCCAATATGAACGTGACTCACTACTTGTCAATGAAACACCAAAAAAACCTTTAAATGTGCGTACAATTGTAATTGGAACAAACGCGCTAAAGTCTTCGCCAAAAGACTTTTCTTCACAAAAGGTGTACCAAAATATTGAAGAAGTTCTTGATTTTGCCGTTGTTGAAGTTAATTTTGACAATGAGGCTCAAGCAAAAAAAATGACTCAAGACTATTATAATGAAGCCCAAAAACAAAATCATTATCAAGGCCGTGAAGAAAACTTTCTTGATCCTAAGATTTATGAAAAAATTCCGCCAACTGATTTTTACGGTTTTGGTTGGCCTTCAACACAAAATGAAAGTCAAAGAACGCTTGATCGTTATGAAAATCCAACTGATTTTGCCAATAGACGCTTCCAAGTTTCACCTTGATTTAATAAACCTGAAGCTCTTTATTTTAATAATAACCCAGAAGACAAACGTTGAGAAAAAGGTGGCGAATTTGCATGAAGCCGCTCATACCGTTCTTTTGTAAATTTACCCGGAATAACTGACTATTTTATTACAAATCCAACACTTACAAGTTCATATTTTGAAATTCAGCACGCCCCTAATGAAAAAGGTGAAGTTTCAAGTCCTTATTTAATTTCAGGTCAAGGCTTTTTAATTGATAATTTTGCCTCTGGTGGTGGAGTTAGTGGAACTTCAATTCGCGATAGCAATGAAAAAATTTACGGACTTCAATTTGCTTCTGACAACGCTGCCTCAGCGGCTTTTGTTCTGGCTTTACGTTCTTATGGATATGACTATAAAGGTTATTATGGAAAATATAATTTACCTGCTTATGATATAATTTATGGTTCAAAAAACCAATTTAAGTCCTATTTTGATGCAATGTTACAACTTTATGGCAATAATTCTGACAAAAAATTAAAAACTAATTTATTTCCAAATGGCTTTAGTGAATCAACCCGAAAAGACGTTTTTGCCTCAAAGGCTGATGTTGTTAATTTGCCAGAAGAGATTCAAAAACGCACATATTCACGGGTTGTATCAAAAATTAACGAGGAAAACTAA